Proteins from a genomic interval of Salinarchaeum sp. Harcht-Bsk1:
- a CDS encoding bacteriorhodopsin, whose product MISSLSKATLLPLQLGQREVLDHIRDNLLLSASLWINVALAGLSVLLFLYMARDVQSRRTRLIFAATIFIPLVSLSSYLGLISGLTAGFLQMPAGHTLAGEQVLVQWGRYLTWTLSTPLILLALGLLADADTVDLAAVIAADIAMCVTGLAAALTVSSYGFRWAFFGVSAAFFLVVLYALLARWPDSAEGAGTDEIFDTLRTVTVVLWIGYPVVWALGVEGLALVDSTALTSWGYSLLDIGAKYGFAYLLLSWVASNEETVAGGPLSGARGDVSATQD is encoded by the coding sequence ATGATCTCGTCGCTATCGAAGGCGACGCTGCTCCCGCTGCAACTCGGCCAGCGTGAAGTGCTGGATCACATCCGGGACAACCTCCTGTTGAGCGCATCGCTGTGGATCAACGTTGCACTGGCCGGGCTCTCGGTATTGCTGTTCCTCTACATGGCCCGCGACGTGCAAAGCCGGCGTACCCGTCTCATCTTCGCGGCGACGATCTTCATCCCGCTGGTGTCGCTGTCGAGCTATCTCGGCCTGATATCAGGGCTAACGGCCGGTTTCCTCCAGATGCCGGCCGGGCACACACTCGCCGGCGAACAGGTGCTCGTCCAGTGGGGCCGCTACCTCACCTGGACGCTCTCGACGCCGCTCATCCTGCTCGCACTGGGACTGCTGGCAGATGCCGACACGGTGGACCTGGCTGCCGTGATTGCAGCCGACATTGCGATGTGCGTGACCGGCCTCGCCGCAGCCCTGACTGTCTCTTCGTACGGCTTCAGGTGGGCCTTCTTTGGCGTCAGTGCTGCGTTCTTCCTCGTGGTGCTATACGCGCTCCTTGCCCGGTGGCCCGACTCGGCGGAGGGTGCCGGTACGGACGAGATATTCGACACGCTGCGTACCGTGACTGTGGTGCTGTGGATCGGCTACCCGGTCGTCTGGGCGCTTGGTGTCGAGGGACTCGCGCTCGTCGACTCGACGGCGCTCACCTCATGGGGCTACTCGCTGCTCGACATCGGAGCGAAGTACGGCTTCGCGTACCTGCTCCTCAGCTGGGTGGCCAGCAACGAGGAGACGGTGGCGGGCGGCCCGCTCAGTGGGGCCCGCGGTGACGTCTCGGCGACACAGGACTGA